Part of the Lates calcarifer isolate ASB-BC8 linkage group LG6, TLL_Latcal_v3, whole genome shotgun sequence genome, aatgaaaaacagttgaCTTGCGTTTGATGAACTCCACTGAGCATTTACCTGAATATACTCTGGGCCACACTGGATTTGCTCTCTGCTGGGCAGCGAAGAAACCACAGGGCACGTCATTATGAAACTGTGAGGTCTGCCTCCAAATCGATTTATCCTCTTTGCCAAATTCAGTGTAAGCACATGGAAGCCATGCTGAATAGTCACAATACAATCAGACATTTGTTACCACTGAGCCTGGCTGCAAAGGTCAAAAGTCTGTATACATGGAGTATATATTTCTTAAAGGATTGGCATACCTGTTGCTGGACAAAACATCCAGTGTAAAGGACTCTAAAAATAAAGTTCCTGTCAGGATCTTTGTGCAGTGAgaatccacacacagacagctggaGGTTTAGGAGATCCAGAGATGCAAGATTGACttatggaaagaaaaacatgattcTCAGGCAAAGACTTTCATCTCACATTCAATATTTAAAACTTATTGTGTCAGAAACAGTTACCTTGGATTTGTAAAGTCCCAGACAGCCAGACTTGCAACCCTTCAATTCTTGAACTGTGGATCCACACCTCCATATATTCAGAAAAACATGCTATATCGCCTTCTAAAAATTCAAGGGCATTTCTTCAGATACCACATGAGAGCATTGTAAACATTTGCAGTTATCACAGAGTGAAGGTTTACCTGTGAATTTTGCTATTGGGGTATTGACCCATTCTCTTCTCTGAATAGACAATACACTCCTCGtgataaaacactgtaaaatgctgcagaaaagaatataaaatattacTTATATTTTTAAGATGGTAAATAGTTTAAGTCCATTTTTGCACGATGTTATGTAACTCACATAGTTCTCAGGAGGATGCCAAATCTTATCTGATCCATGACACTTCCAGAGATGAAAATGTCTGTAGGCAGTCTGACCCTGGTCTATTTGTGGGTAGACCAGGGGGCTGATGTCAttggggagaagaaaaaaaaaaaagaacacaggTGTGTTTACTCTGACATGTGACAAGcaagtgacaaaaaaaagtcacaaataaTGATCTCTGTCTTTAGGATGTGTGAAAATGGGCTTTAAAGCAGCAGTATATAATGAATTAACCCTTAACATCTCCTTTTTCCTTCATCTTAAGCAGATTTAAAATAATGCAGtatcacatatacagtatttttctgGAACACCTTGTTCCAGCTCTTCATTGATTTGACACTGAGAGAAACGTTAAAACTGTCACCTGTGTTGGCTGCACCATTCCATCAAATACACATATTTCAAATTCCCTATATCATTTTATACTCTTATTTATACTCCTATTCCTGACAtgtctgggatttttttttttttttttaactttgggACCTACACtagaaattaaaataactaTTTTGGCTGTACAGAGAAAGTTTTGAATGGCTTTAAGACTGGTGGATCGGTTGGGTGTTGCTTTCTGACCTTATGATTAATTTTTGACAAATCATAGATCGTATATTAAAACGGACAATGTCATTTTGGAGCCTATTATACATATCATAATTATATTTGATCATAATTCTGGTCTGTTCAAGTGTCTGAACATCTTATccaaaagcaaataaaacaaatattaagatcatattttaagaaaaaaaatatttccacgTGAGCCTTGATCACATGGTAATAAATATTCTTCAAAACAAATTTTCAGTGCGTAccttttgtttgggttttttaaGGTGAATCTTCAAAGGGTACACCAGGGGCTTTAAACGTTGCCTGTTGCAAGTTATGTAACACGAGAAGATAAATAAGATTAATCAAATATCTCTTGAATAGGgtttattaaaaaaattaacagaCTGCCAGTGACCTGAAGTCAAACCTTTAACTAAACGTTACTCATTTATATTTTTGGCATCCCTACAAAAGTCAACAGTGTGCCCTCCCAACTCGATGATGTCATCGCTACAAGGTGAACAGCCATTTTGTTAGCTAGCTTTGAGGTTAGAGAGGGTAGCCGCTGTGGTCTGACGGCTTTGTGCTTAAATTTCGTAGATTAAGATAACTTGTCGATGTTTTTATTTAGGTACAATTTTCGGCCACACTCTCACAGACAAGAGCGAGACTCGTGTGTTTGCTGACACAGCGCTAAACTAAATGGTCATTCATTTTTGAAGCTGCCTTGAGTTTGCTAGCTTGTTAGCACGGCTGGCTAACTTGTTTACGCGTGCCGccagagggaaagaaaatacTCCGCTCTCATGGCCGCCAGCTATTAAATGTTCGAGAGTTGTGAAGTGCGTATTTCAtacagtttgtctgtctgcGTTTGAACGCTCTTGTATTTCAGTCACTCTGCCCAGTTAGCAGAAGTAAACTTGAGCGAGCGTCGACGTTACAAACTCGTGTGCATCATCCTAGTGTTTACTAATAACTTGAGCCCCATCAGCTGATTCCTCCTGGACCAGCGCTCAGCCTCTCTGAGACCATGTCGGAGCTGTACATCCGTGTGGCCGAGGATGAAAACGAGGAGCCCATGGAGATCCCCTCGGAGGACGATGGGACTGTGTTGCTGTCGTCGGTAGCAGCTCAGTTTCCAGGGGCGTGCGGGCTGCGGTACAGGAACCCGGAGTCCCAGTGCATGAGGGGAGTCAGGCTTGTAGAGGGTGTCCTGCATGCACCCGAGAATGACTGGGGAAACCTGGTGTACGTCGTCAACTATCCCAAAGGTGAGGAGAATGGTTCTTCAAATAACTTGAacttttctatttattattgGAGCTACAATATATGGTGAACAGCCCTGTCCACAAACACTCCAGTTTATTAGGGACGACTACCTACAACCTTGCTGCAACTAATTCATTCAACAGCTATGCTATACATCTTCCCATCATGAAGGTTTGAATGTTAAGAGATGTTGATTCAACTTGCCATTTTGGGAGCTATGTGTAAATGTTGCTGTTTCCAACCCTGTGAAGTGTTCCTAATGTTTAGACTGACCTCACTGATATGAATGGGGTGGTGAAATAtaattcaacagcaccacaaactgcaccCTCCAAAATGCCCATAAAAGTTGAATCTGTGCTTCTCTGcattagattatttttattttagacgGTTGTACATAATACATTGGATTTTGAAACGGTTTATTTCCTGACTTGAGTGTGCAAGGTCTTCACAAATCTACCCAGAGTCCCAATCTCAACCCAACCTAACACCTTACAGATGAACTGGAGCAGTAACTATACACCAGGTCTTATCACCAAACATCAGTgttcttgtggctgaatgggagcaaatccctgcagccaggttccaaaagCTTTGTGGAACACCTTCACAGAAGAATGGAGGCTGTTATGGTAGCATATTATTGCCCATGGTTTTAGAATGATATACTCAATCTGTTAAGTTGTCTGACCATGCAGTAAGTTGATTGCTGTGCATAACTGCCACCACCAAACAGCTAAGAGCTCAGAGGCCCTgggtttgacctttgaccatttttcacagagatttgtattttcatttgattggCCTTTTTACTGATATAATTGACATCTGTTCATTCATCCTTCACAGATAACAAAAGGAAGATGGATGAAATAGATGCTGCCTCAGCTGTGAAAATCAAGAGGGGCTTTCAGAAGACATCAGATCTCATTGTCCTCGGGCTGCCatggaaaacaacagaacaagACCTGAAAGATTATTTCAGTACCTTTGGGGAGGTCATCATGGTGCAGGTAGTGACATCTCATCTGGCTGTGAATATAATCTTTTATTGTCAGTGTCCCTTTGTTAGACTTGGAGTGTAATAAGTATTTGGATGGGAATAaactttgtgtttcctctctgttctctgcaggttaAGAGAGATGCAAAAACTGGAAACTCAAAAGGTTTTGGGTTTGTCCGGTTCACTGACTATGAGACGCAAACTAAAGTTATCGCTCAGAGACACATGATTGATGGTCGATGGTGTGATTGCAAACTTCCTAACTCAAAGGTAAGTTTAGCACAGAGAATGGTCGAGAAGCAGAAATTTAATGCATGTCACAATTGTTTATTAAatgctgtgaaaataaatttgAGTTACTCAGCAgcatgacttaaaaaaaaaatataaaacaaatgtaGATTATTTAATTTAGTGCTGTGCCTGTTTGTCCTCACAGGCGTGTCCTGATGAGCCAATGCGGAGCCGTAAAATCTTTGTTGGCCGCTGCACAGAGGACATGACAACTGATGACTTGAGGCAGTACTTCATGCAGTATGGTGAAGTCACTGATGTCTTCATTCCCAAACCTTTCCGGGCGTTTGCATTTGTCACATTTGCTGATGACCAGGTGAGATTCACTATAAATGGCAGAATTTCACTATTAATCAATGTCATAATCGCACTGAAGTAGTTACTATGCTCCAAATTAAagacaattttaaaaaaaaactatgcaAAAAATATGGTATATGAATTAGAAATAGGAGTTAACAGCAGAAGAATTTGAGGTACATAATAAGTAAATGTATCAGTGCTATCATGACTGCTGTGGTAATCCTCTCCTCACTTATTTCTCAGGTCGCCCAAGCCCTGTGTGGAGAGGACCTGATCATCAAGGGTGTCAGCGTGCACATCTCCAATGCTGAGCCCAAACACAATAATAGTAGGCAAATGATGGATCGAGGGCGGTTTGGGGCTGGTGGGTTCAGTCAGGGCTATGGCAGTAATCGCGGTGGGCTGGGCAGCGGTAGCAGTGGGGTTAACTTTGGGGCTCTCGGTCTTAACCCGGCAATGGTGGCAGCTGCCCAGGCAGCTCTGCAGAGCAGTTGGGGAATGATGGGCATGCTGGCTAACCAGCAAGGTCTGACCACAACGGCAGGCACAGCCACTACAACCCGAGACCAGACCTATAGCTCTGCCAGCACCAGTTACAGCAGCCCCAGCTCAGCTAGCCTCGGCTGGGCTGCAGGCACTAACACCGCCTCCAACAGTGGCTTCAGCTCCAGCTTTGGCACGCCTATGGAGTCTAAGTCATCTAGTTGGGGAATGTAGATAGCTTTGCGTTGACCTTTTTTTGTTGCTATTAGGCTAATCTGGTAAGTATACCTACAGGGGGGAACTGCTTATATCTTTTTTccaattatttaaaaatacactgccttttattttggtaaagaGAAAATTTGTACTTGCATGTGACTGATGATGTAGTCATGCACTGAATGGGTGAAAATTTTAGTTTGTTAGGTCAAACTGCCACActacctttttttgtttttgagaaaatgttacaCGGAGATGATTGTGCATGCAagataaatatttataaacatgcACGAGTATCTCGAGAGCTCCTCAGCCCCTTGAAAAATGGGCTTGGTATAATTATCTATCTGTAAGCAGTTAAttgcatctttttgtttgttttttgtttgacatCTTTTGGAAACGCCTTCATGAAAATCTCTTCTGCAGTTCACCAACTCTTTCCCAATTTCCCGGGAGGAAGCGCCACATTGGCAGCAATGTTCGACAGATCTCAGTATCAGTTCCCCTCTTCCCATGTGTAAATGCTTTGTCATCAAAGAACACAGCTTCACTCTGCATATACTGTGTTAGACGGTGGgtgttcttttttcctctcccctttttTATGGATATAGAAATCTTGTCTGCTCTTGTCGCTTTTCAAGATCAGTGAGTGGGATTGATGTACCGAGTGAGAGTGAGCGAACGGGAGagcaaaatgaaagaaagcaaGTGTGAGAAGGACTGTTtgtgcaaagtttttttttttttcttaagagACAAATGCCTGCGAGAGTTGAGAAGAACCTGTGGCTTTGTGCGAGTGTGAGAGGAAGAAGCAAGTACGAGTGTGTCCCTAATGGCCATCACAAGGACATTTATTGCATCTCGAGATCCCTAGGTCTCTGCTTTTTCTCATCGTTTTCTATCAACCTTAATTCgttaaacacagtgaaatgtcaaGTGCAATGAGTATATGTATCCTTTCATAGCTTTCTCTTGCTGTCTGATTTGATGTGAATGCTGTGTctggttgtgtgttttattttctccttgtTACCACCctttctgtgtgaaaatgtgacttTGTGCTAGTGAAGtctgtgtgaggaaaaaaaaaactgaaagcgTGTTGAAGTTTGCAAGTGAGCTCAGAGGTTGACGTGGTTGAATGTTTGACAAGTTCCCATTGaaagtttgtgtttgaagtGGTTACGAATGCATTTTCTATGTTTTGTGAATCAAAGGGAagtctgaaataaaaaataatttgactAGGTATAATACCCTCTTGACAGTGACTTATTTTTGACTTTACATTAATTGAACTACCAACACTTTAATTCACATGTATAGGGACCTCGGACACGGACAGCCCAGGTTTTCGTCTGAATCCAGGTTGGAGTGAGTTATGGAGGAGCTGAAGCCATTGGTGGGTGGGCCGGTGCAAACCAACAATGGAATTGCTGCATCGACTGCCCAAATCCTGAAAAGGAACTTCTTCACCTCACTAGCAAGAAACCTTGGACCATCCAAATGAAATTTAGAGTGGACCATACCCAATTGGCCTGAGGTATTTGTTTATACCTACAAATGTCACAAATAGGACCAGTCACACCTGCAGTTTGGCAGCgatcatacttttttttttctcccagacTTGTGAAACCCGAGGCCTGCCTTAAACGTATAACATGCATCTCTGTCAGTAAATACTTGATTCTTTGTCCTCATAACAGTTACTGATAGCTCACTGAAGTACTAACTTTTCAGTGTGGTCAAAAAGAATTTCAGCAAGGCAGGAAGTGTTCCTGTTATTTAATTTACCTTGATTGTAAAGTGGTTGACATGTATGAGCTGACTGATTTTTCAAAGGGACTTAAGCAACTGATTGAACATGCCAGCAAGAATTCACACTTTGTATACTGAAAGATTTTAGTATTgcagtgtaaaataaaagctttgagTTTTTAATCTTCTCTCGTCTCTTAATGTAGATAAATATccgattttttttctttttactgagCTTTGCCTATAAGCGCAAATTTTCGATGcctttttcagattttatttggaAGCTCAGGTTTGGTCCTTGTTGTAAAATGTGCTGAAAGTGTCCTGTACTGTTACCATGATGCTGGCTGGTGTAGTTGgtgtagttttaatgttgtgccTGTTGGTGATGCTCGTGTGTCATTTTGTAGGAGCTTGTGGGGCAACACTCCCAAGTGTCCTTTCATGTAATGAAATTTATTCCTGCTaaccttttgtttttaaatggttgTGGgagttttggtgttttttctgttgtcatggagaccTGTTTCCAGACCAATTTAGGAATACtaaaaaaccctgctaataataaaaaaatgaagtAAGATGTGACATCAGTTCTTTGCCTGCTAGGGCACAAGGTTCTTTAGGAGTGCGAGTTTTTTAATCTGACAGTAATGGAATCCTGATTTGGTATGAAAGTATTTCTGTCACCCCATTAAATGCTAAAACTAAAAACCTAGTTTCAACCTGAGTTTTAAATCTGAGCTATGTAACGCACATTGATCAAGACCTGATAAGTTTAATTTACTTGAAGATCAAGGAATAAccatagtaaaataaaaaaatgtacaggTCTCAGAATGACTAAATGTCTGTAATGTGGCTGATGTTTCGTACAAGGCTGTGGGTGTCATTCATTCCCTGCATGGTCAAAGGTAACTGTTACCATTACAGACCGTCATAGACAACAAACAGCCTCTTTATATCTGTACTTTAATTGAAGCTTGAAGCTGTTAACATGAGAACTGTGCCAATTAATGTGCTTTCTCCCGATGCTAGCAGGGTGAGAAGGTCTTCCAGAAGAAGCTCTTGCATGGTGTTCTGTCCCGGGAGAAGATGTGGTTTCTGAGGGTCCCCTCCGGCAGCTTCTTACTGAGGTACTTCTCTGGATCCATGTATCCAAACTGCAGTTTTACCATTCCTGAAAGCATTTGCGGCAACTTTCCGTGCTCCTCCTGCATTCTCTAATGAAATACAAACTCAGGCTCAACTTTGGTGCTGTATCTTTAAAGTTTGCAAGCAATTGTGTGGATGCTGCAGGCAGAGAGCCTTGTTTGATACACAAAAACTACACAGAATCTCAGAGAACTCCCACAGATTAAATAATttagaataatttaaaatagACTGTGCTCTCACCTGATTGTGTGACAGTCCTCGGTTGCTCCTGGTTGATAGAGCATGAATATTATCTCCAACAGTGCATATTATAAAGACCAAATAGAGCAGACTCACTCTCATGATGGCTGCTGTGCTCACTCTCAGATCAGATTTTAACCACTGTTGCCTGATTTATAGTCTTTCACTCATGAGTATGATTCAGTCAACATCAAAGGTATAATCATCCAAGTGAACCCACACACTATTTTGTCATGTCTGACTGTTGTTCACCCCCAGAACTTCACAACTGGTCAGTTTACAGCTTCAAAGCCTGTGATACTTATGTGGTACATTCAGTCTTAAATTTAGTTAAATGCAACACCAAAGTACAAACTCTTAAGTCCAACCTCAATGCAGCAGAAGTGAGGACACCTGTGCTCTGCAGTTAAGCATAAATGCACAAACAGGGTTATAAAAGAACTTGTAAACACTACAGCGTTCCCAGTTTTGGCCTGGGTTCTGTCCAATGCAACAGTGGCTCCATGTGGTGAGGAAGTACGTGACTTTTGCTTGTTTAATCAAGAATATTCACTGTTATTGATACTCATTGTTGACCATCAGAAACCCAGGATTAGTAGAGCGTCTGATTTTGATGAAACTCATTACGTCTGTGGCCcagtcttcctcctcctgcttcactgTGCATCATTGTACTGTCTGACGTTGCCCTGTGGCTCACTCGGTCTGCAGATGACTCAGCGGTCTCATCCACCTGCGCTGCCTTCACTGAGCTCTAATAGCCTCTTGTGCTCTAAAGCAACCTCCATTTGGCATCAGGCCTCATTAAGAATACAAGGCCTGTAATTGAAGAGAATGTCCTGTCCTCCAGATTAATTACAAATCAGAGAAAAGGGACAAGagcacagatgttttttttttttcattaaccAATGGGATGAATCCAAATATCTGAGTAGCACTAATATGGTAGATGACCTTTCTGAGGGCTGACAGGGACTCTGATAATGGAGCAGTCTGTTTATGGTATTTGAAGTCTATGTACTGTATGCAGTTAAGAGTATGAATGACAGTGCTTAtactgtttgttctgctgtgttcCTCTTCAGGATCAAAGCTCTGACACGGAGGAGTCAAACGAGGAGGTCTTTGAATTATTCCCACAGCTATCTCAGCACAGGTGCACTGAGGTGAGGCTTTATTTACTGTTAAACAGCAGGTGTAATAACAGCTGTGACACACTCCTGTCAGGTACAACATCCCTCAACACTGTTAGCACCTTTGtttcagcagctgatgatgCAGCTGAGAATC contains:
- the tardbpa gene encoding TAR DNA binding protein, like; translated protein: MSELYIRVAEDENEEPMEIPSEDDGTVLLSSVAAQFPGACGLRYRNPESQCMRGVRLVEGVLHAPENDWGNLVYVVNYPKDNKRKMDEIDAASAVKIKRGFQKTSDLIVLGLPWKTTEQDLKDYFSTFGEVIMVQVKRDAKTGNSKGFGFVRFTDYETQTKVIAQRHMIDGRWCDCKLPNSKACPDEPMRSRKIFVGRCTEDMTTDDLRQYFMQYGEVTDVFIPKPFRAFAFVTFADDQVAQALCGEDLIIKGVSVHISNAEPKHNNSRQMMDRGRFGAGGFSQGYGSNRGGLGSGSSGVNFGALGLNPAMVAAAQAALQSSWGMMGMLANQQGLTTTAGTATTTRDQTYSSASTSYSSPSSASLGWAAGTNTASNSGFSSSFGTPMESKSSSWGM